One Triticum dicoccoides isolate Atlit2015 ecotype Zavitan chromosome 4B, WEW_v2.0, whole genome shotgun sequence genomic window carries:
- the LOC119296348 gene encoding uncharacterized protein LOC119296348 → MGLPARLIRGWCGLAVLCLRLCASSCNPDVAPIEPLPARSLQCFEDGQVYGCCEGALRLDPSGVMGVPLGAVDYYCGGACVVETEDVLNCVASALDGFSFHNGASVEGARYALRRGCSHTIKRGDFNALEPPMGDYPDIYGDYRGHACRATPPRSINLLAFLAGAWLLLIQGR, encoded by the exons ATGGGCCTCCCCGCTCGACTCATccgcggctggtgcggcttggcagTCCTTTGCCTGCGCCTGTGCGCATCATCCTGCAACCCAG ACGTTGCGCCGATAGAGCCTCTGCCCGCGAGGTCGCTGCAGTGCTTCGAGGACGGCCAG GTGTACGGGTGCTGCGAGGGCGCGCTCCGGCTGGACCCGTCGGGGGTGATGGGCGTGCCGCTGGGGGCGGTGGACTACTACTGCGGCGGAGCGTGCGTGGTGGAGACGGAGGACGTGCTCAACTGCGTGGCCAGCGCGCTGGACGGCTTCAGCTTCCACAACGGCGCCTCCGTGGAGGGCGCGCGCTACGCCCTCAGGAGGGGGTGCAGCCACACCATCAAGAGAGGGGACTTCAACGCTTTGGAGCCACCCATGGGCGACTACCCGGACATCTACGGTGACTACCGCGGCCATGCCTGCAGGGCTACGCCTCCTCGCAGCATCAACTTGCTCGCGTTTCTCGCTGGCGCCTGGCTGCTGCTCATTCAGGGTCGCTGA
- the LOC119296347 gene encoding protein SHORT ROOT IN SALT MEDIUM 1-like — protein sequence MFPKKGPNPYGQPPQYGAQQPYGKIPGSGGYVTSAAAAGGTDGPQFGGNAAQGAVGQYGGPYAAVYGAQKVGGLAGKGPSSSGLPNLQAHQTSLSESSKFSSGAVGSSLGRPNDDYLASRAYVPKLEQYSMNYELERRMYGEQSANIGRRDGFNDLDRRYPDHIPGSHQIHDRVDQVSSTRHQQLLKTPLQPVSDIRQADYFAGRAGPVHQGSQEASAYGGVEADHHSLSILGSVPYGGQQQASILGGTQRTNMDSLVYGQGSSGSGYVMGLPPGHDYASGKNLLHASSESDYRDSILPRVHPSIPMVDEPTRDRVVFRRELDLRDEEHRRGLLWEREKEREWEREQELRYHEMERKQDREREHERLRERERERGLEQERVRLRERRENGRERDRKHVAIPRREHTPPRTPRERRRSSSVRSEKPLRRLSPRRDVLHRPRSPVKQLKREYICKVFPFRLVDAERDYLSLTKRYPRLVISPDVSKVVLNWPKGNLNLSMRTPVSLEHDIHEVDDKADERTVLSSEKSYSTGTPDTVWNVKVLLMSGMSNGAFADICSLRSAEERLAHWNNVLKFAVFKKDHALITIGGPWSAAIDGGDPLIDSSCLVRTAIRCTKELVQIDLSNCTHWNHFLEVHYNRIGKDGLFSHKEISVLFVPNLSECIPSVELWKKTWITYRNSKVDREKLAIKSENAPCDTKEQKEGADDGHMREGDICKDVTKIEKVDTKMDEQGKDGEAKFVENKGKPLDNAVEHNNKGGDIQGNTSGDASVHHAVEDKKPTRRKVIKKVIRKVVREKPTAETSIDKSSQVDKAVVAETANKTVEEQVEQTTEDVSKKEDGTGINLQPETNKTGKKKVIRRIIKRKVPASGSKLITPAVPAETSKQGGEVQQEKNDESLTDAGNSQIKLAERSNIAAEKISNPKKEEKADKAHLCTEDEKSNGDKVSEQEGVNGDVNKEGGNGTKDKAKDGKEKKINDLKKDPKQKSLNNDTKEKKKSDEPPKHPGFILQTKKSKESKLRPISLSLDGLLDYTTNDTEESVFELSLFAESFSEMLQFRMGCIILSFLEKLHKHFVTKKNRRKRTREDDLMKEGTKSSEKRSKTTDDAHIESTPNNISAPKNDKIMEDDKKKMSIDQIPLPATRDEPEAAEKMEDEDPDYEEDPEEVEIYEDDEDMDGDTAEQQDGNLNSREVKLEVTKEDKVNQKAGKEIELENVACTDEKPVSRKVKPTIAEKGGLVEVGDRAAVSPKGDSAKHEVVDKDLLQAFRYFDKSRVGYIKAEDLRCIIHNLGKFLSNRDVKDLVETALAESNSARDNRVIYTKLVKIVDL from the exons ATGTTTCCGAAGAAAGGGCCCAATCCCTACGGCCAGCCGCCGCAGTATGGCGCGCAGCAACCGTACGGCAAAATT CCTGGTAGCGGCGGGTATGTGACATCTGCTGCAGCAGCTGGTGGCACAGATGGCCCTCAGTTTGGCGGCAATGCGGCACAGGGTGCTGTGGGGCAGTATGGAGGGCCTTACGCTGCGGTTTATGGCGCGCAGAAG GTTGGTGGACTTGCTGGCAAAGGTCCAAGTTCTTCTGGTCTTCCCAACCTGCAAGCTCATCAAACATCACTCTCTGAGTCATCAAAGTTCTCATCTGGAGCTGTAGGGTCCAGTCTGGGAAGGCCAAATGATGACTATCTAGCTTCTCGTGCATATGTGCCAAAGCTAGAGCAGTACAGTATGAATTATGAATTGGAGAGAAGGATGTACGGTGAACAGTCAGCTAATATTGGCAGGAGAGATGGCTTCAATGATttggatagaagataccccgatcaTATTCCTGGAAGCCATCag attcacgaCCGTGTGGATCAG GTTTCATCGACGCGACATCAGCAACTCCTAAAAACTCCACTGCAGCCTGTCTCTGACATACG ACAAGCCGATTACTTTGCAGGAAGGGCCGGTCCAGTCCATCAAGGTTCCCAGGAAGCTAGTGCATATGGAGGAGTTGAAGCCGATCATCACAGCTTGTCAATTCTTGGATCTGTTCCATATGGCGGCCAACAACAAGCTTCAATCTTGGGGGGGACCCAGAGGACAAACATGGACAGCCTTGTCTATGGACAAGGGTCATCGGGCAGTGGTTACGTGATGGGCCTACCCCCTGGACACGACTATGCTTCAGGGAAGAACTTGCTGCATGCATCTTCAGAGTCTGATTACCGAGATAGCATCTTACCTCGTGTACATCCAAGCATCCCCATGGTTGATGAGCCAACAAGAGACAGGGTTGTTTTTCGCCGTGAACTGGATCTAAGAGATGAGGAGCATAGAAGGGGCCTTTTGTGGgaaagagagaaggaaagggaatggGAACGCGAACAAGAGCTACGATACCATGAAATGGAAAGAAAACAAGACAGGGAGCGGGAGCACGAACGTCTAAGAGAGCGTGAAAGGGAAAGGGGACTCGAACAAGAAAGAGTACGTCTTCGCGAGCGCCGGGAGAATGGGAGGGAGCGGGATAGGAAGCATGTGGCTATTCCAAGGCGGGAGCACACTCCTCCAAGGACACCTCGTGAAAGGCGGCGTTCTTCTTCTGTTAGATCTGAGAAGCCTTTGCGGCGGCTTTCGCCTCGACGTGATGTCCTGCATAG GCCTCGTTCACCTGTTAAACAACTAAAGAGAGAATATATTTGCAAG GTCTTTCCATTTCGCTTGGTGGATGCTGAGAGGGACTACTTATCTTTGACAAAGCGATATCCTAGACTAGTGATTTCTCCAGATGTTTCTAAG GTTGTCTTGAACTGGCCAAAAGGAAACCTTAATCTTTCAATGCGCACACCAGTCAG TTTGGAGCATGACATCCATGAAGTGGATGATAAGGCCGACGAAAGAACAGTTTTATCTTCAGAGAAATCGTACAGCACCGGCACTCCAGACACTGTTTGGAATGTAAAG GTTCTCTTGATGAGTGGTATGAGCAACGGTGCCTTCGCTGATATATGTTCATTGAGAAGTGCCGAGGAACGACTAGCGCACTGGAACAATGTCTTGAAATTTGCTGTATTTAAGAAGGATCATGCACTTATTACAATTGGAGGTCCTTGGAGTGCAGCAATAGATGGTGGAGATCCATTGATTGACTCTTCGTGCTTGGTGCGGACTGCTATCAG ATGCACTAAAGAACTGGTTCAGATTGATCTATCTAATTGCACACACTGGAATCATTTCCTCGAG GTCCATTACAACAGAATTGGCAAAGATGGACTCTTTAGTCATAAAGAGATTTCCGTACTGTTTGTGCCAAACCTGTCAGAATGCATACCTTCAGTAGAGTTATGGAAGAAAACCTGGATTACATACAGAAATTCAAAAGTAGACAGGGAGAAACTGGCTATAAAGAGTGAAAAT GCCCCTTGTGATACAAAGGAACAGAAGGAAGGAGCAGATGATGGTCATATGAGGGAGGGGGATATTTGCAAGGATGTTACCAAAATTGAGAAAGTTGATACTAAAATGGATGAGCAGGGCAAAGATGGGGAGGCAAAGTTTGTTGAGAATAAAGGGAAACCACTTGATAATGCTGTGGAACATAATAACAAGGGTGGGGACATTCAAGGAAATACCTCAGGCGATGCCTCCGTTCACCATGCAGTTGAGGATAAAAAGCCCACACGAAGGAAAGTAATAAAGAAGGTTATCAGAAAAGTTGTTCGTGAAAAGCCAACTGCTGAAACTTCAATTGACAAATCATCTCAGGTGGACAAGGCTGTGGTGGCAGAAACCGCAAACAAAACTGTGGAAGAGCAGGTTGAACAAACAACTGAGGATGTTAGTAAAAAAGAGGATGGAACTGGCATTAATCTGCAACCTGAGACCAATAAAACTGGGAAGAAGAAAGTAATTCGAAGGATTATTAAGAGAAAAGTTCCTGCTTCAGGATCCAAGTTGATTACACCTGCTGTACCTGCAGAAACAAGTAAACAAGGAGGGGAAGTTCAACAAGAAAAGAATGATGAAAGCTTGACTGATGCTGGAAATTCTCAGATTAAGCTGGCAGAACGGTCTAACATTGCTGCTGAAAAGATTTCAAATCCGAAGAAAGAAGAAAAGGCAGATAAGGCACATCTATGTACCGAGGATGAAAAATCAAATGGAGATAAGGTTAGTGAACAGGAAGGTGTGAATGGAGATGTGAATAAAGAGGGGGGAAATGGAACGAAAGATAAGGCAAAGGATGGTAAAGAAAAAAAGATAAATGACCTGAAGAAGGATCCAAAGCAAAAGTCACTTAATAATGACACCAAAGAGAAGAAGAAATCTGACGAACCTCCTAAACATCCAGGATTCATTCTGCAGACAAAAAAGAGTAAAGAGTCTAAA CTCCGTCCAATATCCCTTTCATTGGATGGCCTACTAGACTATACAACCAATGACACAGAGGAATCTGTTTTTGAG CTTTCGCTGTTTGCTGAATCGTTCAGTGAAATGCTTCAATTCAGAATGGGCTGCATTATCCTGTCTTTTCTTGAG AAACTACACAAGCACTTCGTTACAAAGAAGAACCGACGTAAGCGAACAAGAGAGGATGATCTAATGAAGGAAGGCACAAAATCATCAGAAAAGAGATCAAAGACAACTGACGATGCTCACATTGAAAGTACCCCTAATAATATCAGTGCTCCAAAAAATGATAAAATAATGGAAGATGATAAGAAAAAGATGAGCATAGATCAGATACCTTTACCAGCTACTCGTGATGAACCTGAAGCAGCAGAGAAGATGGAGGATGAAGATCCTGACTACGAAGAAGATCCCGAGGAAGTAGAAATATATGAAGACGATGAGGACATGGATGGTGATACAGCTGAGCAACAG GACGGTAATTTGAACAGTAGAGAGGTCAAATTAGAAGTAACAAAAGAAGATAAAGTGAACCAGAAAGCAGGGAAGGAGATCGAATTAGAAAATGTTGCCTGTACAGATGAAAAGCCTGTTTCGAGGAAGGTCAAGCCTACTATAGCAGAGAAAGGAGGTTTGGTAGAAGTTGGCGATAGGGCAGCTGTATCACCGAAAGGAGATTCAGCAAAACATGAAGTAGTTGATAAGGACCTGTTGCAG GCTTTTCGCTACTTTGACAAGAGCAGAGTGGGCTATATCAAG GCAGAAGATCTAAGGTGCATTATTCACAACCTGGGGAAGTTCTTGTCTAATAGGGACGTGAAG GACTTGGTGGAGACTGCGCTTGCTGAGAGCAATTCGGCGAGGGATAACCGTGTTATCTATACAAAGCTTGTGAAGATAGTGGACCTCTGA